A window of Mucilaginibacter sp. PAMC 26640 contains these coding sequences:
- a CDS encoding cobalamin-binding protein → MPIFYDQMKRAVNIPFIPKRIISLVPSQTELLFFLGLDSEIVGLTKFCIHPAGSVSDKAAIGGTKQLNMAAIYQLKPDLIIANKEENEQAQVEELMKNYPVWISDINDIDSALKMIIAIGSITGKEEEAKDLILDIINQFESIIKPTVLIRTAYLIWRNPYMAVGQGTFINSLFDMIGLTNVFSQGRYPQITLAELRAADPQLLLLSSEPYPFSEKHIAEFRILLPNARILLVNGELFSWYGSRLLQAPAYFNMLIAGLR, encoded by the coding sequence ATGCCAATATTTTATGATCAGATGAAGAGGGCTGTTAATATCCCCTTCATACCGAAAAGAATAATATCATTAGTTCCGTCGCAAACGGAACTTTTGTTTTTTCTGGGTCTGGACTCCGAAATTGTTGGTCTGACTAAATTCTGTATCCATCCCGCAGGCAGTGTATCAGACAAGGCAGCAATTGGAGGAACCAAGCAATTGAATATGGCGGCTATATATCAGCTTAAGCCAGATCTGATTATTGCGAACAAAGAAGAAAACGAGCAGGCGCAGGTAGAAGAGCTGATGAAAAACTACCCGGTTTGGATAAGTGATATCAATGATATTGACAGTGCTTTAAAGATGATTATTGCTATAGGATCAATTACAGGCAAAGAAGAGGAAGCAAAAGATTTAATTTTGGATATCATTAACCAATTCGAAAGCATAATAAAGCCGACAGTACTTATCAGAACAGCCTACCTTATTTGGCGGAATCCTTATATGGCAGTAGGGCAAGGCACGTTTATAAACAGTTTATTTGACATGATCGGGCTCACCAATGTATTTAGTCAAGGCCGTTACCCGCAGATTACATTAGCCGAACTAAGAGCCGCAGATCCGCAATTACTGCTGCTCTCCTCTGAGCCATATCCTTTTAGCGAAAAACATATCGCTGAGTTTAGGATACTATTGCCAAACGCCCGGATATTATTGGTGAATGGAGAGCTGTTTTCCTGGTATGGCAGCCGTTTACTGCAAGCTCCAGCCTATTTTAACATGCTGATTGCTGGGCTTCGGTAA
- a CDS encoding cupin, protein MENNHLNPIAVAVNEGDALSVMGGTYRILISGKDTGGAFAIIDMLIPPGSGPGPHAHPDFQESFYVVQGEVEVKTEISTYIARQDAFVSIPKGGMIHCFKNKTGKVARLLCTVVPAGLEEMFLEIGKPVGNGEFLPPPIMTAETAKNMNAIAEKYGQKLYAPDFLG, encoded by the coding sequence ATGGAAAATAACCATTTAAATCCAATTGCCGTTGCTGTAAATGAAGGCGATGCCCTGTCGGTCATGGGCGGCACTTACCGTATATTAATATCCGGAAAGGACACGGGTGGAGCCTTTGCAATTATTGATATGCTCATCCCGCCAGGTAGCGGCCCGGGACCGCACGCGCATCCGGATTTTCAGGAATCATTTTACGTAGTGCAAGGTGAAGTTGAGGTAAAAACCGAAATTTCAACATATATTGCAAGACAGGACGCTTTCGTAAGCATTCCAAAAGGTGGTATGATACACTGCTTTAAAAATAAAACTGGTAAAGTGGCACGCTTGCTTTGTACGGTAGTACCCGCGGGATTGGAAGAAATGTTCTTAGAGATTGGGAAGCCGGTTGGAAATGGTGAGTTTTTACCACCGCCTATCATGACTGCCGAAACTGCCAAAAACATGAATGCGATAGCTGAGAAATACGGGCAAAAACTTTATGCGCCGGATTTTTTGGGTTAA
- a CDS encoding RNA polymerase subunit sigma, with translation MRQLKISQSITNRESQSLDKYLTEIGKVDLITAQEEVILAQKIREGDQAALERLTKTNLRFVVSVAKQYQNQGLTLGDLINEGNLGLIKAAKRFDETKGFKFISYAVWWIRQSILSAVAEQSRIVRLPLNQIGSLSKINKSASKLEQTLERQPTPEELADDLETTTDKISDSLSNSGRQVSVDAPFIAGEENTLLDVLQSTDAGTDSDLMQDSLSQEIKRSLNILAERDRQVIVLFFGLNNNAAHSLEEIGEKYSLTRERVRQIKDKALMRLRQNSKANVLQSYL, from the coding sequence ATGAGACAGCTTAAAATTTCACAATCCATTACCAATCGCGAATCACAATCACTTGATAAATATCTTACAGAGATTGGCAAGGTTGACCTAATTACCGCACAGGAAGAGGTTATACTTGCGCAAAAGATTCGCGAAGGCGACCAGGCAGCGTTAGAACGTTTAACCAAAACAAACCTGCGCTTTGTGGTATCGGTTGCGAAACAATATCAAAACCAAGGGCTTACCCTTGGCGATTTAATAAATGAAGGTAACCTTGGCTTAATAAAAGCGGCAAAACGCTTTGACGAAACAAAAGGCTTTAAATTCATTTCTTATGCTGTATGGTGGATTCGCCAATCGATCTTATCGGCTGTTGCCGAACAGAGCCGTATTGTACGATTGCCTTTAAACCAAATAGGTTCTTTAAGCAAGATTAATAAATCTGCATCAAAGTTAGAACAGACTTTAGAGCGCCAGCCTACGCCAGAAGAGTTAGCTGATGACTTGGAAACCACTACTGATAAGATCTCTGATTCTTTATCAAACTCTGGCCGCCAGGTATCTGTTGATGCACCGTTTATTGCAGGTGAAGAAAATACGTTGCTGGATGTTTTACAAAGCACTGATGCCGGTACCGATAGCGACCTGATGCAGGACTCGCTTTCGCAAGAAATCAAACGCTCCTTGAATATTTTAGCGGAAAGAGATAGGCAGGTGATCGTTTTGTTTTTCGGACTAAATAATAACGCTGCTCATTCTTTAGAGGAAATAGGTGAAAAATATAGCCTAACACGCGAACGTGTTCGCCAGATAAAAGACAAAGCGCTTATGCGTTTAAGACAAAATTCTAAAGCTAACGTGTTGCAATCATATTTGTAA
- a CDS encoding ModE family transcriptional regulator: MSRYQINGRVWLEDNGEKILGHGRVELLERIKDSGSIRQAALQMKMSYKQAWDLINHMNAHFISPLVLSQRGGKGGGNAIITDTGLEMIAKFKVLQETFDEFLKSEKNLNKL, from the coding sequence ATGAGCAGGTATCAAATTAATGGCCGCGTCTGGCTGGAAGATAACGGAGAGAAAATATTGGGCCATGGCCGCGTGGAGTTGCTTGAGCGCATTAAAGACTCCGGTTCTATCCGGCAGGCTGCGCTGCAAATGAAAATGTCGTATAAACAGGCCTGGGATCTTATTAACCATATGAATGCACATTTCATTTCGCCTTTAGTGCTATCACAACGTGGAGGAAAAGGTGGGGGTAATGCCATTATCACAGATACAGGTTTGGAAATGATAGCAAAATTCAAAGTGTTGCAGGAGACATTCGATGAATTTTTAAAAAGTGAAAAAAATTTAAACAAATTATAA
- a CDS encoding TonB-dependent receptor has product MHKKLLFAVPLLCLQIISLGQAKTPHTPLVDSTAIKQKQLTEVVVTASRISESWLKSPVSIEKLTGKFIRSSAAPSFFDALENVKGVQLITPSLGFRIINTRGFANTTNVRFTQLVDGVDNQAPHLGAPIGNAMGPSDLDIESVEIIPGTASALYGLNAINGLANFITRDPFNSTGITFQQKTGINHLGDKETSVKLFSETSFRIAELITKKFAFKLNGTYSGGYDWIADNTTDQNSSANAKLGISAGPTNPGYDPVNGYGNESPDRRTVTLGGKQYSVARTGYAEKDLTSYGLHNVKIDATLAYKLTAGTQLSYTFRFADLDNIYQRANRFRLKDYTLQQHALELKNDIYQVRAYWTHENTGESYNLRSAGENQDKNFKADDIWFADYTKAFNAAATGGASVGQALQQARDAADAGRYQPGTAAFSNKLNQLANINNWDIGSALRVKDELVHVEGQLNISNAIASTFKNNTGLELLAGFDHRTYIIHPDGNYFINYTPGHEFNNIYYSKTGGFVQAAKELFDNKLKLSATLRADKNDYFNTRFNPRFTMVFSPVVEHNIRVSFQSGYRFPSIFEAFSNVNSGGVKRIGGLRVASDGVFENSYLRTSIDAFQAAVKNDFNGGIATNSAIEKEKYLLVKNPYTYLKPEHINAIEMGYKAILVEGKLSLDADFYFNKYDNFIAQVEANVPGTARPDSIAYYLNDKNKQSRYRLWTNSQSQVYNIGGSLGLTYRLINKFLVGSNFTYAKLQRKTNEDALEDGFNTPQWIANASFGGYRIAGNFGFNINYKWQSGFYWQSFLTNGNVDSYGMVDAQVNYDFISTRLNVKLGATNVTNKYYNSFLGGPAIGGFYYTTLTYAIK; this is encoded by the coding sequence ATGCATAAAAAACTACTTTTTGCAGTACCGCTGTTATGCCTGCAGATAATTAGTCTCGGCCAAGCCAAAACCCCTCACACTCCTTTGGTAGATTCTACTGCGATCAAACAGAAACAGCTTACAGAAGTGGTCGTAACGGCATCACGTATCAGCGAAAGTTGGCTAAAATCGCCGGTGAGTATCGAAAAACTAACTGGTAAATTTATTAGATCGTCAGCCGCACCTTCTTTTTTTGATGCGCTTGAAAATGTAAAAGGCGTTCAATTGATTACCCCGAGTCTTGGATTCCGTATTATCAACACTCGTGGTTTTGCTAACACAACCAACGTGAGGTTTACGCAGTTGGTTGACGGTGTGGATAATCAGGCGCCGCATTTAGGGGCGCCGATTGGAAATGCGATGGGCCCGAGTGATCTTGATATTGAAAGCGTGGAGATTATACCGGGCACGGCATCTGCGCTGTATGGGTTAAATGCCATAAACGGCCTCGCTAATTTCATCACTAGAGATCCTTTCAACTCCACTGGTATCACCTTTCAGCAAAAAACCGGTATAAATCATTTGGGAGATAAAGAAACATCCGTAAAGCTTTTTTCCGAAACGAGTTTCCGGATAGCTGAGCTGATCACCAAAAAATTTGCTTTTAAATTGAACGGGACTTATTCCGGCGGATATGACTGGATAGCAGATAACACTACCGATCAAAACAGTTCCGCCAACGCAAAACTTGGTATTTCTGCAGGGCCAACAAACCCGGGGTATGATCCTGTTAACGGTTACGGTAATGAGTCGCCGGACCGGCGCACGGTTACACTTGGTGGTAAGCAGTATTCTGTAGCCCGAACTGGTTACGCCGAAAAAGATCTCACCAGTTACGGACTTCACAACGTGAAAATTGATGCGACCCTGGCCTATAAGCTTACTGCCGGTACACAATTATCCTATACCTTTCGCTTTGCTGATCTGGATAATATATACCAACGTGCAAACCGTTTCCGCTTGAAAGACTACACTTTGCAGCAACATGCGCTGGAATTAAAAAACGACATTTACCAGGTGAGAGCCTATTGGACCCATGAAAACACCGGAGAATCCTATAACCTGCGGTCAGCGGGAGAAAATCAGGACAAGAACTTTAAAGCCGATGATATTTGGTTTGCAGATTATACAAAAGCTTTTAATGCTGCTGCAACCGGCGGTGCCAGTGTTGGGCAGGCCCTGCAGCAAGCGCGTGATGCTGCAGATGCAGGCAGGTATCAACCGGGTACTGCCGCTTTTAGTAATAAGTTAAACCAACTCGCTAATATCAACAATTGGGATATTGGTTCTGCATTGCGTGTAAAGGATGAACTGGTTCATGTAGAAGGACAATTGAATATCTCAAATGCAATTGCTTCAACATTTAAAAACAATACGGGATTGGAACTTTTGGCTGGATTTGACCATCGCACCTACATTATCCATCCGGACGGTAACTACTTCATTAATTATACTCCCGGGCATGAGTTCAATAATATTTATTATAGTAAAACAGGTGGTTTCGTACAGGCCGCTAAAGAACTGTTTGATAATAAACTAAAATTATCAGCAACGCTGCGTGCAGATAAAAACGATTACTTTAACACCAGATTTAATCCACGTTTTACAATGGTCTTTTCGCCAGTTGTGGAGCATAATATTCGTGTGTCTTTTCAAAGCGGCTACAGATTCCCTAGTATTTTCGAGGCCTTTTCTAATGTAAACAGCGGGGGTGTAAAACGGATTGGCGGGTTGCGCGTAGCATCTGACGGTGTTTTTGAAAATTCCTATTTGCGTACTTCTATTGATGCCTTCCAGGCAGCTGTAAAGAATGATTTTAACGGAGGCATAGCTACCAATTCGGCAATCGAAAAAGAGAAGTACTTATTGGTTAAAAACCCCTATACCTACTTAAAGCCGGAGCATATCAACGCTATAGAAATGGGGTACAAGGCAATTTTAGTAGAAGGTAAGCTAAGTCTGGATGCAGATTTTTATTTCAACAAGTACGATAATTTTATTGCCCAGGTTGAAGCTAATGTGCCCGGTACCGCCAGGCCCGATTCTATCGCCTATTATTTGAATGATAAAAATAAACAATCGCGCTATCGTTTGTGGACAAACTCGCAAAGCCAGGTGTATAACATTGGCGGTAGTTTGGGACTTACTTATCGTTTAATCAATAAATTTTTAGTCGGTAGCAATTTTACTTATGCTAAATTGCAACGCAAAACCAATGAAGATGCTTTGGAAGATGGTTTTAACACTCCGCAATGGATCGCCAACGCATCTTTTGGCGGTTACCGTATTGCAGGTAACTTTGGCTTTAACATTAATTATAAATGGCAAAGCGGCTTCTATTGGCAGTCGTTTCTTACTAATGGCAATGTTGATTCGTACGGCATGGTGGATGCGCAGGTGAACTATGATTTTATCAGCACCAGGCTAAATGTTAAACTGGGCGCTACCAATGTTACTAATAAATACTACAATTCATTTCTAGGTGGCCCGGCCATTGGCGGCTTTTATTATACTACATTGACGTATGCCATAAAGTAG
- a CDS encoding histidine kinase: protein MKSVKHILARKGSAVIAVPADTTVLNVLKLMAEKNIGSVVVTKNESYIGLVTERDYARKIILMGRHSDDTTAGDIITTNLPRITPNSTVDNCMLIMSESNIRYLPVFDDADKLCGIISINDVVYETIHSQKETIDQLHSYIHAT from the coding sequence ATGAAAAGCGTTAAACACATCCTTGCCCGCAAGGGGAGTGCGGTTATTGCTGTACCCGCTGATACCACTGTATTAAATGTGCTAAAGTTGATGGCCGAGAAGAACATCGGATCAGTTGTAGTAACCAAAAACGAATCGTATATCGGCCTTGTTACCGAACGTGATTACGCCCGTAAAATCATATTGATGGGTAGGCACTCAGACGACACCACTGCCGGTGATATTATTACAACTAACCTGCCGCGCATCACACCAAATTCCACTGTAGATAATTGCATGTTGATTATGAGCGAGAGTAATATCCGATACTTGCCCGTTTTTGATGATGCGGATAAACTTTGCGGCATCATTTCAATCAATGATGTGGTTTATGAAACCATCCATTCGCAAAAAGAAACCATAGATCAATTGCATAGCTATATCCATGCAACCTAG
- a CDS encoding LacI family transcriptional regulator, with translation MNKKISMDDIARELNISKATISFIINGKAKEMRISDRLTTKVLDYVKEKNYNRNALAQSLRTGKSKIIGLIVEDIADAFFSSVARLIEERAYKKGYKIIYCSTEDNPKKTVELINMFKGRNVDGFIITAPKGIEEDVSLLLKQNHPFVLFDRYFPEIDTDYVIINNFKGAKIAVEHLAGEGFKQIAFVTLASDQTQMVERLRGYQQAVAATGMKPTVLAIKFTLKPEKVIEQISNFLIKNKDVDAILFATNYLALQGFEALNRQNLSIPDDVAVVGFDDHAFFKVFNPPITAVSQPMKALSEQLIDVLFKRMGDGAYTGPSIQKMLEPELIIRKSSLKKQ, from the coding sequence ATGAATAAGAAAATTTCAATGGACGATATCGCCCGTGAGTTAAATATTTCAAAAGCTACGATTTCATTTATTATTAATGGCAAGGCCAAAGAAATGAGAATCAGCGACAGGTTGACTACCAAAGTGCTGGATTATGTAAAGGAAAAAAATTATAACCGTAACGCGCTGGCACAAAGCTTGAGAACCGGTAAATCTAAGATCATAGGACTTATTGTTGAAGATATTGCGGATGCCTTTTTCTCCAGTGTCGCCCGCCTAATTGAAGAACGGGCGTATAAAAAAGGCTACAAAATAATTTACTGCAGTACAGAAGATAACCCAAAAAAAACGGTAGAGCTGATCAATATGTTCAAAGGCAGAAACGTGGATGGCTTTATCATCACAGCACCAAAAGGTATTGAAGAAGATGTATCTCTTCTGTTAAAGCAAAATCACCCGTTCGTTTTGTTCGACAGGTATTTTCCGGAAATCGATACTGATTATGTGATCATCAATAATTTCAAAGGGGCAAAGATAGCGGTAGAGCATTTAGCTGGGGAAGGTTTCAAGCAAATTGCCTTTGTTACCCTTGCATCTGATCAGACGCAAATGGTGGAAAGGCTCAGGGGATACCAACAGGCTGTTGCCGCTACAGGCATGAAGCCGACCGTGCTAGCCATCAAATTCACTTTAAAACCAGAGAAAGTTATTGAACAGATTTCCAACTTTCTCATTAAAAACAAGGATGTTGATGCCATTCTATTTGCAACTAATTATTTAGCATTACAGGGTTTTGAAGCCTTAAACCGGCAAAATTTAAGCATTCCGGACGATGTGGCCGTGGTTGGTTTCGACGATCATGCATTTTTTAAAGTCTTTAATCCGCCTATTACAGCGGTTTCACAACCAATGAAAGCATTATCAGAGCAGTTGATTGATGTACTGTTCAAAAGAATGGGAGATGGTGCTTACACAGGCCCAAGCATTCAAAAAATGCTGGAACCTGAACTCATTATCCGTAAGTCATCATTAAAAAAGCAGTAA
- a CDS encoding ABC-F family ATPase yields MITVSNLSLRYGKRTLFEDVNLKFTQGNCYGIIGANGAGKSTFLKILSKEIDPSSGSVSFTPGERMAVLSQNHYAFDEYTVLETVMMGHKEMYAVMKEKDAIYLKEDFTDADGERAGELENLFAEMDGWNAESNAATLLSNLGIKEEFHYSLVKDLDNTQKVRVLLAQALFGKPDILLLDEPTNDLDIHTVTWLEDFLASYEAIVLVVSHDRHFLDTVCTHVVDIDFSKMTIYTGNYTFWYESSQLALKQRSDQNKKTEDRVKELQEFIRRFSANASKSKQATSRKKALDKINLDEIQPSNRKYPGIIFNNQGREAGDQILQVEKLSKSLNGDLLFSNINFLVNKGDKIAIISNNSLATSALYDVLAGRDEDYKGSFKWGVTINAADIPIDNSDYFKGKDLNLIDWLREYSPGEKDDQFIRGFLGRMLFSGEEVLKKSNVLSGGEKMRCMFSRMMLQQANLLMFDEPTNHLDLESITALNNGLNDFRGTILFTSRDHELVETVANRIIEITPGGVIDKLMTYDEYINSDVVQKQREEMYALA; encoded by the coding sequence ATGATAACGGTATCTAATCTTTCTTTGCGTTACGGCAAGCGCACCCTCTTTGAAGATGTAAATCTTAAATTCACACAAGGCAATTGTTATGGTATCATCGGCGCAAACGGCGCAGGTAAATCAACATTTTTAAAGATTCTATCAAAAGAAATTGACCCTTCCAGCGGATCAGTAAGCTTCACGCCCGGGGAGCGAATGGCTGTATTGAGTCAAAATCACTATGCATTTGATGAGTACACCGTGCTGGAAACCGTAATGATGGGCCATAAAGAAATGTATGCGGTGATGAAGGAGAAAGATGCCATTTATCTGAAGGAAGATTTTACTGATGCCGACGGCGAACGTGCCGGGGAGTTGGAAAATCTTTTTGCTGAGATGGATGGCTGGAACGCGGAAAGCAACGCTGCTACCCTGCTCAGCAACCTTGGCATTAAAGAAGAATTTCATTACAGCTTGGTAAAGGATTTGGATAACACACAAAAAGTGCGGGTGTTATTAGCACAGGCGTTATTTGGTAAACCTGATATCCTGCTGTTGGATGAGCCTACCAACGATTTGGATATCCACACCGTTACCTGGCTGGAGGATTTTCTGGCATCATACGAAGCTATCGTATTAGTTGTATCACACGACAGGCACTTCCTGGATACCGTTTGCACCCATGTGGTGGATATCGACTTCTCTAAAATGACCATTTATACCGGTAATTATACTTTCTGGTATGAATCGAGCCAGTTAGCTTTAAAACAACGCAGCGATCAAAATAAAAAGACGGAAGACCGTGTAAAAGAGCTACAGGAATTTATCCGACGGTTTAGTGCAAATGCTTCCAAATCTAAACAGGCTACCAGCCGTAAGAAGGCGCTGGATAAGATCAACCTGGATGAGATCCAGCCATCTAACCGTAAATATCCCGGGATTATATTTAATAACCAGGGGCGTGAGGCTGGCGATCAAATTCTGCAGGTAGAGAAGCTGAGCAAAAGTCTCAATGGCGATCTGCTATTTTCAAACATTAATTTCTTAGTTAACAAAGGCGATAAGATTGCTATAATTTCTAACAATAGCTTAGCTACATCTGCATTGTACGATGTTTTAGCAGGGCGCGATGAGGATTATAAGGGTAGCTTTAAATGGGGCGTTACAATCAATGCAGCTGATATTCCTATTGACAATTCTGACTATTTTAAGGGCAAGGATCTTAACCTGATCGATTGGCTGCGCGAATATTCACCAGGCGAAAAGGACGATCAGTTTATCCGTGGCTTTTTGGGGCGGATGCTATTTAGCGGTGAAGAGGTTTTGAAGAAGAGCAATGTACTGTCTGGCGGTGAAAAAATGCGCTGTATGTTTAGCCGAATGATGCTGCAGCAAGCCAACCTGCTGATGTTTGATGAACCAACCAATCACCTTGACCTGGAATCGATTACGGCGCTTAATAATGGCTTAAACGACTTCCGTGGAACTATCCTTTTCACATCCAGGGATCATGAGCTGGTAGAAACGGTTGCAAATCGTATTATAGAGATCACCCCGGGTGGTGTTATAGATAAACTGATGACGTACGATGAGTACATCAACAGTGATGTAGTGCAAAAACAACGGGAAGAAATGTATGCCTTAGCATAG
- a CDS encoding orotate phosphoribosyltransferase: MSVFESKVIVNKPAPIVYKFLADMNNHGQLMPDNVTDWISTADVASFNIENITKLSLKIDHRITDREIRIVPAEKPPFSMELKWELAEAGGNTQAIFTINADLNMLMKMMASGPLQKLTENETQRLAEIFS; encoded by the coding sequence ATGAGTGTATTTGAGAGCAAAGTAATCGTAAATAAGCCCGCCCCGATAGTTTACAAATTTTTGGCGGATATGAATAACCACGGGCAATTAATGCCAGATAACGTTACCGACTGGATCTCAACCGCAGATGTAGCAAGTTTTAACATTGAGAACATCACAAAGCTGAGCTTAAAAATAGATCATCGGATAACCGACCGGGAGATAAGAATTGTACCGGCAGAAAAGCCTCCTTTTAGTATGGAACTAAAGTGGGAGCTTGCCGAGGCCGGAGGGAATACGCAAGCCATTTTCACCATAAATGCGGATCTGAATATGTTGATGAAAATGATGGCATCAGGCCCGCTGCAAAAACTTACAGAAAACGAAACCCAAAGATTAGCTGAGATTTTCAGTTAA
- a CDS encoding orotate phosphoribosyltransferase encodes MFTNSETEQQVAEFLLQIKAIKLQPNNPFTWASGWKSPIYCDNRITLSFPTIRTYIRQQLSSVIQEKFGAVGCIAGVATAGIPQGVLVAQELGLPFIYVRAKAKEHGTGSLIEGEISTDKRVVVIEDLISTGKSSLQAVAALRDAGYNVAGLAAIFSYGFDLAEENFKNAKCPYVTLSNYTALLKYAEEKQYISAGDIEVLKQWREKPSTWGQ; translated from the coding sequence ATGTTTACCAATAGTGAGACTGAACAGCAGGTTGCCGAGTTCCTGCTGCAAATTAAAGCAATTAAATTACAACCTAATAATCCTTTTACCTGGGCCTCGGGTTGGAAATCGCCGATTTATTGCGATAACCGAATTACCCTGTCGTTCCCCACTATCCGCACCTATATCAGGCAGCAGCTATCTTCTGTAATTCAGGAAAAATTTGGCGCAGTTGGTTGCATAGCAGGTGTGGCTACCGCCGGAATACCTCAAGGAGTACTGGTAGCTCAGGAATTGGGCCTGCCTTTTATTTATGTTCGTGCCAAAGCTAAAGAACACGGAACAGGCAGCCTGATAGAAGGTGAAATTTCTACCGACAAAAGGGTGGTTGTGATTGAAGATCTGATATCTACCGGTAAAAGTAGTTTGCAGGCAGTTGCAGCGCTTCGGGATGCTGGTTACAATGTGGCCGGTTTAGCAGCTATATTCAGCTATGGTTTCGATTTGGCGGAAGAAAATTTCAAAAACGCTAAATGCCCCTATGTCACCCTATCCAATTACACGGCTTTGTTAAAGTACGCAGAAGAGAAACAATATATCTCTGCCGGCGACATTGAGGTGCTTAAACAATGGCGCGAAAAACCATCAACCTGGGGACAATAA
- a CDS encoding NUDIX hydrolase, with amino-acid sequence MAQKYRIYINEKVILLTAEMPEQSEKFQRIDDEDFDLEIIYQWVANQEGKLFYVVSADPKAFLKMITKTVKLVEAAGGLVRNEDGNHLFIYRNEKWDLPKGKIEKGEKTKVAAVREVEEECGIKVYKLEDKICKTYHMYVWKGNTVLKKTHWYAMKHKGKAKLVPQLEEGITAVRFFDREQIAAIIANTFPSIIDVLHKSDLITDKVVPL; translated from the coding sequence ATGGCTCAAAAATACAGAATTTATATTAACGAAAAAGTGATTTTACTTACGGCTGAAATGCCGGAGCAATCAGAAAAATTTCAACGGATTGATGATGAGGATTTTGATCTCGAAATAATTTATCAATGGGTAGCTAATCAGGAAGGTAAACTGTTCTACGTAGTTTCTGCGGATCCGAAGGCATTTCTTAAAATGATCACAAAGACGGTTAAGTTAGTCGAGGCAGCTGGCGGGTTGGTACGCAACGAGGATGGTAACCATTTGTTCATCTACCGCAACGAAAAGTGGGATTTGCCCAAAGGTAAGATTGAAAAGGGGGAGAAAACCAAAGTAGCGGCTGTACGTGAAGTTGAAGAGGAATGCGGAATTAAGGTATACAAACTCGAAGATAAGATCTGTAAAACCTACCACATGTATGTTTGGAAGGGTAATACCGTTTTAAAGAAAACACACTGGTATGCAATGAAGCATAAAGGCAAAGCTAAATTAGTACCGCAATTGGAAGAGGGCATCACAGCTGTGCGGTTTTTTGACCGTGAACAGATTGCGGCTATCATCGCCAATACGTTTCCTTCTATTATTGATGTGTTGCACAAATCAGACCTGATTACAGATAAAGTAGTGCCTCTTTAG
- a CDS encoding pantetheine-phosphate adenylyltransferase: MKIALFPGSFDPVTKAHVDIVKRSVDLFDKVYIGIGVNSTKQGLLSVGKREDMLRAVFANDTRIHIVAYEGLTVNFCKSIGADYMIRGIRTVSDFEYEKAIAQMNHALEPDIESIFIVSKPGYSSISSSIVREIIRYNGDVAQFMPKEALLYL; the protein is encoded by the coding sequence ATGAAAATAGCGCTGTTTCCCGGCTCATTCGATCCTGTTACCAAGGCCCATGTGGATATTGTAAAGCGGTCGGTAGATTTGTTTGACAAGGTTTATATCGGTATTGGCGTAAACAGCACCAAGCAAGGTTTGCTAAGTGTTGGTAAACGCGAAGACATGCTTCGGGCCGTTTTTGCCAATGATACCCGGATCCATATTGTTGCCTACGAAGGACTTACCGTAAACTTTTGCAAGAGCATCGGTGCTGATTACATGATCCGGGGTATCCGTACGGTATCAGATTTTGAATACGAAAAAGCCATTGCCCAGATGAATCATGCGCTGGAACCTGATATCGAAAGTATCTTTATTGTGAGCAAACCCGGCTACTCCTCCATCAGCTCCAGCATCGTACGTGAAATAATCCGTTACAATGGTGATGTAGCACAGTTTATGCCTAAAGAGGCACTACTTTATCTGTAA